A single Lolium perenne isolate Kyuss_39 chromosome 6, Kyuss_2.0, whole genome shotgun sequence DNA region contains:
- the LOC127305630 gene encoding cyclic nucleotide-gated ion channel 17, giving the protein MVAPRKVEGEMALGRQRTVRFHEERGKPAMPIHQKQAASAATKLGVASPGKNKVFMAGDAQHHKIFDPSSDFILMWNRIFLCSCFLALFVDPLYFYVPKIVYGTAYSCVGTDRHLTVIITFLRSIADLLYVIHIIMKFRTAFVNRGSTMRVFGTGDLVTDPKEIAWKYLRSDFAVDVVAALPLPQIIVWYVIPAIKYSTSEHNNNMLVLIVLAQYLPRLYLIFPLTYEIVKATGVVAKTAWLGAVYNLLLYMIASHVLGALYYLLSVDRQTACWKMSCKNETRCDIRYLDCEVTPNQQWVSTTGVFSSCNASDTSIDFDYGMFLPALSNLAPAQGFLIKFFYSLWWGLQNLSCYGQTLSVSTYIGETLYCIFLAVLGLVLFAHLIGNVQTYLQSITARVEEWRLKQRDTEEWMRHRQLPRELRERVRRFIQYKWLATRGVNEESILQVLPADLRRDIKRHLCLGLVRRVPFFSQMDDQLLDAICERLVSSLCTKGTYIVREGDPVIEMLFIIRGKLESSTTNGGRTGFFNSTTLKPGDFCGEELLGWALVPKPTASLPSSTRTVKALVEVEAFSLQAEDLKFVASQFRRLHSKKLQHTFRYYSHHWRTWGACFIQAAWRRYRRRKMAKDLSMRESFPSMRSDDSDGEEEDPLPKKNVSLKMMAGKIMAGNRKGLHAIKELPTLKKPDEPDFSAEPYD; this is encoded by the exons ATGGTCGCGCCGAGGAAGGTGGAGGGTGAGATGGCGCTCGGCAGGCAGAGGACCGTGAG GTTTCATGAGGAGAGGGGAAAGCCAGCGATGCCTATTCACCAGAAACAGGCGGCATCCGCTGCCACTAAACTCGGCGTCGCGAGCCCGGGCAAGAACAAGGTTTTCATGGCAGGAGATGCGCAGCACCACAAGATCTTCGATCCATCGAGTGACTTCATCTTGATGTGGAACCGCATTTTCCTCTGTTCCTGCTTCCTCGCTCTGTTCGTAGACCCCCTGTACTTCTATGTCCCGAAAATCGTCTATGGCACCGCCTATTCCTGTGTCGGGACTGACAGACATTTAACCGTCATCATTACATTCTTGCGATCGATTGCGGATCTGCTATATGTGATTCACATTATAATGAAGTTCAGAACTGCATTTGTTAATCGGGGCTCAACTATGAGGGTATTTGGAACAGGGGATCTTGTCACCGATCCTAAAGAGATTGCATGGAAATATTTGAGATCTGACTTTGCAGTCGATGTGGTGGCTGCATTGCCTTTGCCACAG ATCATAGTCTGGTATGTGATACCAGCTATCAAATATTCCACCTCTGAGCACAACAATAACATGCTGGTGCTTATAGTTCTTGCTCAGTATCTCCCAAGATTATATCTGATATTCCCTTTAACTTATGAAATtgtcaaagctactggagttgttGCAAAGACTGCCTGGCTAGGGGCTGTATACAACCTGCTACTCTACATGATAGCTAGTCAT GTACTAGGTGCACTATATTACTTGTTATCTGTTGATCGCCAAACAGCCTGCTGGAAAATGAGTTGCAAGAATGAAACTAGGTGTGATATTAGGTATCTAGATTGCGAGGTCACACCAAATCAGCAATGGGTTAGTACAACTGGTGTCTTCAGTAGCTGTAATGCTAGTGATACCAGCATCGACTTCGACTATGGCATGTTCCTGCCTGCGTTATCAAATCTAGCCCCTGCTCAGGGTTTCTTGATAAAGTTCTTCTATTCCCTTTGGTGGGGTTTGCAGAATCTCAG TTGCTATGGCCAAACTCTTTCTGTGAGCACCTACATTGGTGAGACTTTGTACTGTATATTCTTGGCAGTACTGGGTCTTGTCTTGTTTGCGCATTTAATTGGAAATGTGCAG ACCTATCTGCAATCTATCACCGCAAGGGTTGAGGAATGGAGGTTAAAGCAAAGAGACACAGAGGAGTGGATGAGACATCGTCAACTTCCTCGTGAACTACGGGAAAGAGTTAGACGATTTATCCAGTACAAGTGGCTTGCAACTCGAGGTGTGAATGAAGAGTCTATATTGCAGGTTCTACCAGCTGATCTACGACGTGACATTAAACGCCACCTCTGCTTGGGTCTTGTTCGCCGG GTTCCATTTTTCTCCCAGATGGATGACCAGCTTCTAGATGCTATATGTGAGCGTCTTGTATCATCACTGTGCACAAAGGGCACATACATTGTCCGTGAGGGTGATCCGGTGATTGAGATGCTCTTCATAATTCGTGGAAAACTAGAGAGCTCCACAACAAACGGTGGCCGCACAGGCTTCTTCAATTCAACTACCCTGAAACCTGGTGACTTCTGCGGCGAGGAACTTCTTGGATGGGCTCTCGTCCCAAAGCCTACCGCCAGTTTGCCATCATCCACTCGCACGGTAAAGGCGCTCGTAGAAGTGGAGGCCTTTTCGCTTCAGGCTGAGGATCTCAAGTTTGTGGCCAGCCAATTTAGACGGCTGCACAGCAAGAAATTGCAGCACACTTTCCGTTACTACTCGCACCATTGGAGAACGTGGGGCGCGTGCTTCATCCAGGCTGCTTGGCGGCGGTACAGGCGGAGGAAGATGGCCAAGGACCTGAGCATGAGGGAGTCATTCCCCTCAATGAGATCAGACGACTCCGATGGTGAAGAGGAGGATCCTCTGCCGAAGAAGAATGTCTCTCTGAAAATGATGGCCGGGAAAATTATGGCTGGGAACAGGAAAGGGCTTCATGCCATTAAGGAGCTGCCTACACTGAAGAAGCCGGATGAGCCAGACTTCTCAGCTGAACCTTATGACTGA